A stretch of the Capsicum annuum cultivar UCD-10X-F1 chromosome 10, UCD10Xv1.1, whole genome shotgun sequence genome encodes the following:
- the LOC107844515 gene encoding glycine-rich protein 5-like encodes MASKLSIVILCLALVVVQTTAARELPSDKSLSDQKNVFGGAGVIGGIGSNGLPYGGVISGVGSNVGGVGTGIGGGAGFGSVGGLGGGLGGLGGLGGGIGGGAGTGVGAGGAGNLPLP; translated from the coding sequence ATGGCAAGTAAGTTGTCCATAGTTATCCTTTGTCTTGCTTTGGTAGTGGTTCAGACCACAGCAGCAAGAGAATTGCCAAGTGACAAAAGTCTTTCTGACCAAAAGAATGTTTTCGGAGGCGCTGGAGTTATAGGGGGCATTGGTAGCAATGGCCTGCCTTATGGCGGAGTCATAAGCGGAGTAGGTAGCAACGTTGGTGGAGTTGGTACTGGAATTGGTGGAGGAGCTGGATTTGGTTCAGTAGGTGGACTAGGTGGTGGACTAGGGGGTCTAGGAGGACTaggtggtggcattggtggtggtgcaGGTACTGGTGTTGGTGCTGGTGGTGCTGGGAACCTTCCACTTCCATGA